In the genome of Halorubrum sp. CBA1229, the window CTGTAATATACAGGCGTATGTCTTGGGTCGTCGGGTTATAATTGATAGATATGCATCGACACCGTGGCGGCTGCCGGGCGTCGACAGATTCGAAGTTCGGCTTCTGGTTCGAGACGCACCACGACTGGGCGGCGTTCGTCGAAAGCGGCGCCAACGAGACCGTAGTCGACGGGGGCGAACCGCAACTATCCGCCTCTCAATTTAATTCGGGGATCTAATAATGACCTCTACCCTTCGTAACGCGCTCGCCCGAGTCGAGGATCCGATCCTCGACGACGACATCGTCTCGCTCGGACTCGTCGGCGACGTCGAAGTCGACGGCGATACCGCTCATGTCCCGCTCGCTCTCGGCGCCCCACACTCGCCGGTTGAGACACGGATCACCGAGGACGTTCGAGCCGTCGTTCGAGACGAAGGATACGAACCCGTTCTCTCGGTCGAGATCGACGATACGACACCTGCCGGCCAGATGGACGGCGCACCGAATGTGATCGCCGTCTCCTCCGGTAAGGGCGGCGTCGGCAAAAGCACCGTCTCGGTAAATCTCGCAACGGCGATGGCCGAGCGGGGGGCCAACGTCGGACTGTTCGACGCCGACGTGTACGGCCCTAACATCCCGCGGATGCTCGGCGTACAAAGTGAACCGGGGAAGGCGGAGGACGACGAGACAATCAGACCGGTCGAGAGCCACGGACTCAAACTGATGAGCATCGGTTTCCTCGTCGGTGACGCCGATCCGGTCATCTGGCGGGGCGCCATGGTCAATAAGGTACTCACAGAGCTACTACACGACACCAACTGGGGAGATCTCGACTACTTCGTCGTCGACTTGCCTCCGGGAACGGGAGACGTACAGCTGACCTTGCTCCAGCAGATAGGGGTCTTGGGTGCGCTCGCCGTGACGACGCCGCAGGACATCTCGCTGGACAACGCCCGAAAGAGTGTCAGGATGTTTGACAAACATGACACGTCAGTACTCGGCGTTGTCGAGAATATGAGCGGGTTCCTCTGCGACGAGTGCGGGACTCAACACGACGTGTTTGCGACCGGTGGAGGTCGACGACTCGCTGACGAGTTCGATCATCCGCTCCTCGCAAAGATCCCCCTCGATCCCTCGATCCAAGAGAGTTGTGAAGTCGGTGAACCTGTCGTCACCGATGGTGACTCGGAACCGGCGAAGGCATTCCGCGATCTCGCTGAGCAGACGATGGATCAAGTCGGTCGAGAGCGGCGACGTTCGCACGCCGATGGTGCCGCCGACCTCCAACCGGAACCGTAGTCACACAACCCGGTCACCGGAGAGCGAACAACAGCAATCGCCACCAAATTGGGTGTCGAAACTGAAATCGGTCGCACGTGACGTGGAGTCGGCGATGAAGTAATTATAGATGGTAACTTCTCACGAAATAGTAACGGGAGTCGATTATATGCCGCCAGTAACTGAAGTATTCACCATGCAATCGCGTTCCCGGCGGTCGGTCCTCACGGCACTCGCCGGTGGGGGTGGGCTCGGGATCGCCGGCTGTCTCGGTGGCAAAGACTCTGTTGCCGTCCTCGCCGCCGGCAGCCTCGCAATCCTCGTCGATGACCACCTTGGGGAGCGGTATGAGTCTGAGACAGGAGTCGCTTGTCATGGGGAGTATTACGGCACGAACGCGGTGA includes:
- a CDS encoding Mrp/NBP35 family ATP-binding protein; translated protein: MTSTLRNALARVEDPILDDDIVSLGLVGDVEVDGDTAHVPLALGAPHSPVETRITEDVRAVVRDEGYEPVLSVEIDDTTPAGQMDGAPNVIAVSSGKGGVGKSTVSVNLATAMAERGANVGLFDADVYGPNIPRMLGVQSEPGKAEDDETIRPVESHGLKLMSIGFLVGDADPVIWRGAMVNKVLTELLHDTNWGDLDYFVVDLPPGTGDVQLTLLQQIGVLGALAVTTPQDISLDNARKSVRMFDKHDTSVLGVVENMSGFLCDECGTQHDVFATGGGRRLADEFDHPLLAKIPLDPSIQESCEVGEPVVTDGDSEPAKAFRDLAEQTMDQVGRERRRSHADGAADLQPEP